In the genome of Monodelphis domestica isolate mMonDom1 chromosome 2, mMonDom1.pri, whole genome shotgun sequence, one region contains:
- the TRIP6 gene encoding thyroid receptor-interacting protein 6 isoform X2: MHLGSLDAEIDSLTSMLADLDSSRGHAPCRPDRQAYDPLRPPPNRMNHLKPGGGVNPPPRVPVPSYGGPTPASYTTASTPVGPAFPVQVKVAQPVRGYGQSWRGVPQASSPPSAPYLPSTSWTESWGGSYGSHRELGAKEESVGASGPRGGRRTGGYIPKAAPGRAPPEEELERLTKKLVHDMNHPPSGEYFGRCGGCGEDVVGDGAGVIALDRVFHVGCFVCSTCRAQLRGQHFYAVERKAYCEGCYVATLEKCSMCSQPILDRILRAMGKAYHPGCFTCVVCHQGLDGIPFTVDATSQIHCIEDFHRKFAPRCSVCGGAIMPEPGQEETVRIVALDRSFHIGCYKCEECGLLLSSEGECQGCYPLDGHILCKSCSAWRIQELSATVTTDC, from the exons ATGCACCTGGGAAGTCTGGATGCAGAGATAGATTCTCTGACTAGCATGCTTGCTGACCTGGATAGTAGCAGGGGCCATGCCCCATGTCGCCCAGACAGACAG gcATATGACCCCCTTCGACCCCCTCCCAATCGCATGAATCATCTGAAACCAGGTGGAGGAGTGAACCCTCCACCAAGAGTCCCAGTCCCATCTTATGGGGGCCCTACCCCTGCCTCCTATACCACTGCCAGCACTCCAGTTGGTCCTGCCTTCCCAGTGCAGGTGAAGGTGGCTCAGCCTGTGAGGGGATATGGTCAGTCCTGGCGGGGTGTCCCTCAGGCCTCCAGCCCACCCTCagctccttaccttccttctacCAGTTGGACTGAGTCCTGGGGGGGTTCCTATGGGAGTCACAGAGAACTCGGAGCCAAAGAGGAGAGTGTGGGAGCCTCTGGtccaagaggaggaagaagaacagGAGGATATATACCCAAG GCTGCCCCTGGGAGAGCACCCCCTgaagaagagctggaaagactaaCCAAGAAGCTGGTGCATGATATGAACCACCCACCCAGTGGGGAATACTTTG GCCGATGTGGAGGCTGTGGAGAGGATGTGGTAGGGGATGGTGCTGGAGTTATTGCACTTGACCGTGTCTTCCATGTTGGCTGCTTTGTCTGCTCCACATGCCGGGCTCAGCTTCGGGGCCAGCACTTCTATGCAGTGGAGAGGAAGGCATATTGTGAAGGCTGCTATGTG GCTACCCTGGAAAAGTGTTCCATGTGCTCCCAGCCTATCTTAGACCGGATCCTACGGGCCATGGGGAAGGCTTACCACCCTGGCTGTTTTACTTGTGTTGTGTGTCACCAAGGTCTTGATGGCATTCCCTTCACAGTGGATGCCACAAGCCAGATCCACTGTATCGAAGACTTCCACAG GAAATTTGCTCCTCGATGTTCTGTGTGTGGTGGTGCCATCATGCCTGAACCAGGGCAGGAGGAGACTGTGAGGATTGTGGCCCTTGATCGAAGTTTCCACATTGGTTGCTACAAATGCGAG GAATGTGGACTGTTGCTATCATCAGAGGGAGAGTGTCAGGGCTGCTACCCCTTGGATGGTCATATCCTGTGCAAGAGCTGTAGTGCTTGGAGAATACAGGAGCTCTCGGCCACTGTTACCACCGACTGCTGA
- the TRIP6 gene encoding thyroid receptor-interacting protein 6 isoform X1 produces the protein MSGPTWLPPKQLEAVRLPQGKVLLRGSPGPSTHGTEQSYQAPGRQEERGAVQGRCPGASQSIQGLRPDRGAMHLGSLDAEIDSLTSMLADLDSSRGHAPCRPDRQAYDPLRPPPNRMNHLKPGGGVNPPPRVPVPSYGGPTPASYTTASTPVGPAFPVQVKVAQPVRGYGQSWRGVPQASSPPSAPYLPSTSWTESWGGSYGSHRELGAKEESVGASGPRGGRRTGGYIPKAAPGRAPPEEELERLTKKLVHDMNHPPSGEYFGRCGGCGEDVVGDGAGVIALDRVFHVGCFVCSTCRAQLRGQHFYAVERKAYCEGCYVATLEKCSMCSQPILDRILRAMGKAYHPGCFTCVVCHQGLDGIPFTVDATSQIHCIEDFHRKFAPRCSVCGGAIMPEPGQEETVRIVALDRSFHIGCYKCEECGLLLSSEGECQGCYPLDGHILCKSCSAWRIQELSATVTTDC, from the exons ATGTCTGGCCCCACCTGGCTCCCCCCGAAGCAGCTAGAGGCAGTCAGGCTTCCTCAGGGAAAAGTACTCCTGCGGGGTAGTCCTGGCCCCTCAACCCACGGAACAG AGCAAAGTTATCAGGCCCCAGGCCGACAAGAAGAACGGGGTGCAGTCCAGGGGAGATGCCCCGGAGCCTCCCAAAGCATACAG GGACTTCGGCCAGATAGGGGAGCCATGCACCTGGGAAGTCTGGATGCAGAGATAGATTCTCTGACTAGCATGCTTGCTGACCTGGATAGTAGCAGGGGCCATGCCCCATGTCGCCCAGACAGACAG gcATATGACCCCCTTCGACCCCCTCCCAATCGCATGAATCATCTGAAACCAGGTGGAGGAGTGAACCCTCCACCAAGAGTCCCAGTCCCATCTTATGGGGGCCCTACCCCTGCCTCCTATACCACTGCCAGCACTCCAGTTGGTCCTGCCTTCCCAGTGCAGGTGAAGGTGGCTCAGCCTGTGAGGGGATATGGTCAGTCCTGGCGGGGTGTCCCTCAGGCCTCCAGCCCACCCTCagctccttaccttccttctacCAGTTGGACTGAGTCCTGGGGGGGTTCCTATGGGAGTCACAGAGAACTCGGAGCCAAAGAGGAGAGTGTGGGAGCCTCTGGtccaagaggaggaagaagaacagGAGGATATATACCCAAG GCTGCCCCTGGGAGAGCACCCCCTgaagaagagctggaaagactaaCCAAGAAGCTGGTGCATGATATGAACCACCCACCCAGTGGGGAATACTTTG GCCGATGTGGAGGCTGTGGAGAGGATGTGGTAGGGGATGGTGCTGGAGTTATTGCACTTGACCGTGTCTTCCATGTTGGCTGCTTTGTCTGCTCCACATGCCGGGCTCAGCTTCGGGGCCAGCACTTCTATGCAGTGGAGAGGAAGGCATATTGTGAAGGCTGCTATGTG GCTACCCTGGAAAAGTGTTCCATGTGCTCCCAGCCTATCTTAGACCGGATCCTACGGGCCATGGGGAAGGCTTACCACCCTGGCTGTTTTACTTGTGTTGTGTGTCACCAAGGTCTTGATGGCATTCCCTTCACAGTGGATGCCACAAGCCAGATCCACTGTATCGAAGACTTCCACAG GAAATTTGCTCCTCGATGTTCTGTGTGTGGTGGTGCCATCATGCCTGAACCAGGGCAGGAGGAGACTGTGAGGATTGTGGCCCTTGATCGAAGTTTCCACATTGGTTGCTACAAATGCGAG GAATGTGGACTGTTGCTATCATCAGAGGGAGAGTGTCAGGGCTGCTACCCCTTGGATGGTCATATCCTGTGCAAGAGCTGTAGTGCTTGGAGAATACAGGAGCTCTCGGCCACTGTTACCACCGACTGCTGA